A section of the Bacteroidota bacterium genome encodes:
- the rpsJ gene encoding 30S ribosomal protein S10: MSQRIRIKLQSYDHNLVDKSAEKIVKTVRSTGAVVTGPIPLPTRKKIFTVLRSPHVNKKSREQFQLATHKRLLDIYTSSSRTVDALSKLDLPSGVEVEIKA; the protein is encoded by the coding sequence ATGTCTCAGAGAATCAGAATCAAATTACAATCTTACGATCATAACCTGGTTGATAAATCAGCTGAAAAGATCGTAAAGACAGTTCGCAGCACCGGCGCTGTAGTTACAGGCCCTATTCCTTTACCTACACGCAAAAAGATCTTTACCGTTCTGCGTTCACCTCACGTAAATAAGAAAAGTCGTGAGCAGTTCCAGTTAGCAACGCATAAGCGTTTACTGGATATTTATACTTCTTCAAGCCGTACGGTAGATGCGCTGAGTAAGCTGGATCTGCCAAGTGGTGTTGAAGTAGAAATTAAAGCCTAA
- a CDS encoding 50S ribosomal protein L3 yields MKGIIGKKIGMTSVFDPSGKQTACTIIEAGPCVVTQVRTQENDGYTALQLSFGDKKEKQTLQAEKNHYAKASTSAKKFSKEFRNFSIEKNIGDTITVDIFAEGDNVEVVGTTKGRGFQGVVKRHGFHGVGQQSHGQHDRQRAPGSLGNSSDAARVMKGMKMAGRMGNDRVKMKGLKVVKIFPDKNYILISGSVPGHNGSIVLIQK; encoded by the coding sequence ATGAAAGGTATTATTGGGAAAAAAATCGGGATGACCAGCGTATTCGATCCCTCGGGCAAGCAAACAGCTTGTACTATTATTGAAGCTGGTCCTTGTGTTGTAACGCAAGTAAGAACACAGGAGAATGACGGCTACACAGCACTTCAGCTTTCTTTTGGCGATAAAAAAGAAAAACAAACTCTCCAGGCTGAAAAAAATCACTACGCTAAAGCCAGTACATCCGCAAAGAAGTTCTCAAAAGAATTCAGAAATTTTTCCATCGAAAAAAATATTGGTGACACTATTACTGTTGACATTTTCGCTGAAGGTGATAATGTTGAAGTTGTAGGTACTACAAAAGGCCGCGGTTTCCAGGGTGTTGTTAAACGTCATGGTTTCCATGGTGTGGGTCAGCAATCACATGGTCAGCACGACCGTCAAAGAGCTCCGGGTTCACTCGGTAACTCATCTGATGCTGCTCGTGTAATGAAAGGAATGAAAATGGCCGGTCGTATGGGAAATGATCGTGTAAAAATGAAAGGATTGAAAGTGGTGAAAATTTTCCCTGATAAAAATTATATCCTGATCAGCGGATCTGTTCCGGGACATAACGGTTCAATCGTATTGATTCAAAAATAA
- the rplD gene encoding 50S ribosomal protein L4, whose translation MQVEVLDIKGKKTGRTVELPENVFGIEPNDHVIYLSVKQYLAAQRQGTHKVKTRAEVQGASRKLHKQKGTGGSRKGNIRNPLYKGGGTIFGPKPHTYDLKLNAKVKNLAKNSALSYKAKENAIVVVEDVKMDKPKTKSFVEILGNLKVAGKKALFVMPDFNDNVYMSLQNVPTVLGVLNREINTYDVINSEVVVLTESAAKLFSETNA comes from the coding sequence ATGCAAGTAGAAGTTTTAGATATAAAAGGAAAGAAGACAGGCAGGACGGTTGAGTTACCGGAGAATGTTTTCGGTATCGAGCCCAATGACCACGTTATCTATCTTTCAGTAAAGCAATACCTCGCTGCGCAACGCCAGGGTACTCACAAAGTGAAAACCCGTGCTGAAGTACAGGGTGCAAGCCGCAAACTGCACAAACAAAAAGGTACTGGTGGAAGCCGTAAAGGAAATATCCGTAACCCATTATATAAGGGTGGCGGTACAATCTTCGGACCTAAGCCGCATACATATGATCTTAAGCTGAACGCAAAGGTGAAAAACCTGGCTAAGAATTCTGCATTATCATATAAAGCAAAAGAGAATGCTATCGTGGTGGTAGAAGATGTAAAAATGGATAAGCCAAAAACAAAATCATTTGTAGAAATCCTGGGCAATCTGAAAGTAGCTGGTAAAAAAGCTTTGTTCGTAATGCCTGATTTCAATGATAATGTATATATGAGCCTTCAGAATGTACCGACTGTACTGGGTGTATTGAACCGTGAGATCAACACTTATGATGTGATAAACTCAGAAGTAGTGGTATTGACAGAAAGCGCAGCAAAACTATTTTCAGAAACAAACGCTTAA
- a CDS encoding 50S ribosomal protein L23, which produces MKLSDVLIKPILSEKANSQQEKLRRYAFRVSKDANKLEIKKAVEGFYGVTVTNVNTVVVPGKNKTRYTKAGFIKGRKSSYKKALVTVAEGETIDLYANI; this is translated from the coding sequence ATGAAACTTTCAGATGTATTGATAAAGCCGATTTTAAGTGAGAAGGCAAACAGCCAGCAGGAAAAACTGCGTCGCTATGCTTTCCGTGTTTCAAAAGATGCAAACAAACTGGAGATCAAAAAAGCAGTTGAAGGCTTTTACGGAGTAACTGTTACAAATGTGAACACAGTAGTAGTTCCTGGGAAAAATAAGACCCGTTATACAAAAGCTGGTTTTATCAAAGGACGCAAGTCTTCTTATAAAAAAGCACTGGTAACAGTTGCTGAAGGCGAAACAATTGATCTGTACGCAAACATTTAA
- the rplB gene encoding 50S ribosomal protein L2 produces MALRKFKPVTAGTRWRIGNAYAEVTTNVPEKSLVEPKRRSSGRNSSGHLTMRYLGGGHKKKYRVIDFKRNKQNIEATVKTIEYDPNRTPFIALVEYTDGELRYIIAPQGLTVGMKIISGNDVAPEIGNALQMKNMPLGTMIHNIEMQPGQGGKLARSAGSSAQLTNKEEKYAVLKMPSGELRKVLINCFATVGVVSNSDHSLQSMGKAGRNRWKGIRPRNRGVAMNPVDHPMGGGEGKASGGQPRSRNGQYSRGLKTRTKGKGSDKLIIQRKNGSKISK; encoded by the coding sequence ATGGCACTTAGAAAATTTAAACCGGTTACAGCAGGAACAAGATGGAGAATAGGTAATGCCTATGCTGAAGTAACGACTAATGTTCCTGAAAAATCATTGGTTGAACCCAAAAGAAGAAGCAGTGGTCGTAACTCTTCTGGTCACCTTACCATGCGTTATCTCGGTGGTGGTCATAAAAAGAAATACCGCGTAATTGATTTTAAAAGAAACAAACAGAATATAGAAGCTACGGTTAAAACGATTGAGTATGATCCAAACCGTACTCCATTCATCGCACTGGTAGAATATACAGATGGTGAATTGAGATATATCATCGCTCCGCAAGGATTAACGGTTGGTATGAAAATTATCAGCGGTAATGATGTAGCTCCTGAGATCGGCAATGCATTACAGATGAAGAATATGCCACTTGGTACAATGATTCATAATATTGAAATGCAGCCTGGCCAGGGTGGTAAGTTAGCAAGAAGCGCAGGTTCATCTGCACAGCTTACAAACAAAGAAGAGAAATATGCTGTATTGAAAATGCCTTCTGGTGAGTTGAGAAAAGTATTGATCAATTGTTTTGCTACAGTAGGTGTAGTAAGTAACAGTGATCACAGCTTACAGAGCATGGGTAAAGCTGGTCGTAATCGTTGGAAAGGTATTCGCCCAAGAAACCGTGGTGTTGCGATGAACCCGGTAGATCACCCGATGGGTGGTGGTGAAGGTAAAGCTTCAGGCGGTCAGCCACGTAGCAGAAACGGTCAGTATTCAAGAGGTTTGAAAACAAGAACAAAAGGAAAAGGAAGTGATAAGCTGATCATCCAACGTAAAAACGGAAGCAAAATATCTAAATAA
- the rpsS gene encoding 30S ribosomal protein S19, with product MARSIKKGPYIATHLEKKVMAINEGKAKKSVIKTWSRRSTISPDFVGHTFAVHNGNKFIPVYVTEFMVGHKLGEFAPTRQFKGHSSKKVE from the coding sequence ATGGCACGTTCAATTAAAAAAGGTCCTTACATCGCAACACACCTCGAAAAAAAGGTGATGGCGATAAACGAAGGCAAAGCAAAAAAATCAGTGATTAAAACATGGAGCCGTCGCTCTACTATTTCTCCTGATTTTGTAGGCCACACATTTGCAGTGCATAATGGAAATAAATTCATTCCTGTTTATGTAACGGAATTTATGGTTGGACACAAACTCGGTGAGTTTGCGCCTACCCGTCAGTTCAAAGGACACTCAAGTAAGAAGGTAGAGTAA
- the rpsC gene encoding 30S ribosomal protein S3, which translates to MGQKANPIGNRLGIIRGWESNWYANKKDFAVKLIEDNKIRTYLNARINKGGISKIVIERTLGKLIVTIHTSKPGIIIGKGGGEVDRIKEELKKLTSNSDVQINILEIRRPELDAMIVADTIARQIENRINYKRAIKMAIASALRMGAEGIKIKAGGRLGGAEIARSEEIKQGRVPLHTFRMDIDYANVFALTVYGKIGIKVWICKGEVLTKRDLNPNFIGGKNEVSDRRERRDDRHDRRDDRRGGGGRGGDNRGGGRGGDNRGGGGRGGDRRG; encoded by the coding sequence ATGGGTCAGAAAGCAAATCCGATTGGTAACAGGTTAGGCATTATCCGTGGTTGGGAATCCAACTGGTATGCAAACAAAAAAGACTTTGCAGTCAAACTGATTGAAGACAACAAGATCAGAACTTACCTGAATGCCCGTATCAACAAAGGTGGTATTTCAAAAATTGTTATTGAAAGAACACTGGGCAAACTGATTGTTACCATTCATACATCGAAGCCTGGTATCATCATCGGTAAAGGTGGTGGTGAAGTAGACAGGATCAAAGAAGAATTGAAAAAACTCACCAGCAACAGCGATGTGCAGATCAATATTCTTGAGATCCGTCGTCCTGAATTGGATGCAATGATCGTAGCTGATACAATTGCCCGTCAGATCGAGAATCGTATTAATTATAAAAGAGCTATTAAAATGGCAATTGCTTCTGCGTTACGTATGGGGGCAGAAGGAATCAAGATAAAAGCAGGTGGTCGTTTAGGTGGTGCAGAGATTGCACGTAGCGAAGAAATTAAACAAGGCCGTGTACCGTTGCATACTTTCCGTATGGATATCGATTATGCAAACGTATTTGCGCTGACTGTTTATGGTAAGATCGGAATTAAGGTTTGGATTTGTAAAGGTGAAGTATTAACGAAGAGAGACCTGAACCCCAACTTTATTGGTGGTAAGAATGAAGTTAGCGACAGAAGAGAAAGAAGAGATGACCGTCATGATCGTCGTGATGATCGCAGAGGCGGCGGCGGACGTGGTGGAGATAACAGAGGTGGCGGAAGAGGCGGAGATAACAGAGGCGGTGGTGGTAGAGGTGGTGATAGAAGAGGTTAA
- the rplP gene encoding 50S ribosomal protein L16: MLQPKRSKHRKMQKGRMKGNAKRGTTISFGSYALKALEQHWITDRQIEAARQALTREMKREGNVWIRIFPDKPITRKPAEVRMGKGKGNLEFWAAVVTPGRILFEVDGVDEKVARASLSLAAGKLPIKTRFVVRRDLQTA, translated from the coding sequence ATGTTACAACCGAAAAGATCGAAACACAGGAAAATGCAGAAAGGCCGCATGAAAGGCAATGCAAAAAGAGGAACAACTATTTCTTTTGGTTCTTATGCTTTGAAAGCATTGGAGCAGCATTGGATCACCGATCGCCAGATCGAAGCAGCCCGCCAGGCATTGACCCGTGAAATGAAACGTGAAGGTAATGTGTGGATCCGCATTTTCCCTGACAAACCAATTACCCGCAAGCCTGCCGAAGTAAGGATGGGTAAGGGTAAAGGTAACCTGGAGTTTTGGGCAGCAGTAGTAACGCCAGGACGTATATTATTTGAAGTAGATGGTGTAGATGAAAAAGTAGCCCGTGCTTCATTATCACTGGCTGCAGGTAAGCTGCCGATCAAAACAAGATTTGTGGTAAGAAGAGATTTACAAACAGCATAA
- the rpmC gene encoding 50S ribosomal protein L29, whose translation MLKKIDFLKSLQTMSDSDIKSRITEDELRLKKLEFAHGISPLENPMSIRGIRKDLARLKTELKKRQLM comes from the coding sequence ATGTTAAAGAAAATTGATTTTTTAAAAAGCCTGCAGACGATGAGTGATAGTGATATTAAATCACGTATCACAGAGGATGAGCTGCGCTTAAAGAAACTGGAATTTGCTCATGGCATTTCCCCACTGGAAAATCCAATGAGCATCCGCGGAATCCGTAAGGACCTGGCCCGCTTAAAAACGGAGCTGAAGAAAAGACAATTGATGTAA
- the rpsQ gene encoding 30S ribosomal protein S17, which translates to MVERNLRKTKTGTVTSNKMAKTITVAVERKVKHPIYGKFVKKTTKFHAHDEKNECSVGDVVKIMETRPLSKTKRWRLVEVVEKVK; encoded by the coding sequence ATGGTTGAAAGAAATTTAAGAAAAACGAAAACAGGAACTGTTACCAGTAATAAAATGGCAAAGACCATTACAGTTGCCGTTGAAAGAAAAGTGAAACACCCGATCTATGGTAAGTTCGTAAAGAAGACCACTAAGTTTCATGCACACGATGAAAAAAATGAATGTAGTGTTGGTGATGTGGTGAAAATTATGGAAACCCGCCCCCTCAGCAAAACAAAACGCTGGAGACTGGTGGAAGTAGTAGAAAAGGTTAAGTAA
- the rplN gene encoding 50S ribosomal protein L14, with translation MIQQESRLNVADNSGAKEVLCIRVLGNSGQRYAGIGDTIVVTVKDAIPAGGIKKGTVTKAVIVRTTNKLRRKDGSYIRFDDNAVVLLNQSDEPRGTRIFGPVARELRDKGYMKIISLAPEVL, from the coding sequence ATGATTCAGCAAGAAAGCCGGTTAAATGTAGCAGACAACAGTGGTGCAAAAGAAGTTCTTTGCATCCGTGTTCTCGGCAACAGCGGACAGCGTTATGCAGGAATAGGAGATACAATCGTGGTAACGGTAAAAGATGCAATACCTGCAGGTGGTATTAAAAAAGGTACCGTAACAAAAGCAGTTATTGTACGCACCACTAACAAACTGCGTCGTAAAGATGGTTCTTATATCCGCTTTGATGATAATGCAGTGGTATTATTGAACCAGTCTGATGAACCAAGAGGTACAAGGATCTTCGGACCAGTAGCAAGAGAATTGCGTGATAAAGGATATATGAAAATTATTTCTTTGGCTCCGGAAGTATTATAA
- a CDS encoding 50S ribosomal protein L24, whose amino-acid sequence MKTRFKNKFNIRKGDNVVVISGDDKDLAKPRLVKQVLVDESKVIVEGVNVVTKHTKPNAQNTKGGIVKKEMPIHISNIMLWDAKAKAPSKVTRVRENGKTFRVSKASGERI is encoded by the coding sequence ATGAAGACAAGATTTAAAAACAAATTCAACATCAGGAAAGGAGACAACGTAGTTGTTATTTCCGGTGATGATAAAGATCTGGCAAAGCCACGTCTTGTAAAGCAGGTATTGGTTGATGAGTCAAAGGTGATTGTAGAAGGAGTGAATGTTGTTACCAAACATACCAAGCCGAATGCACAAAACACTAAAGGTGGCATTGTTAAAAAAGAAATGCCGATCCATATCAGCAATATTATGCTGTGGGATGCGAAAGCTAAGGCACCTTCCAAAGTAACAAGAGTAAGAGAGAATGGTAAAACATTCCGTGTTTCAAAAGCATCAGGAGAAAGAATATAA
- the rplE gene encoding 50S ribosomal protein L5: protein MSTKTYKPRLADKYKNEVVPALVKKFNYTSVMQAPKLEKICLNRGVNGAVNDKKLIDISLEELSTITGQKAVSTMSKKDISNFKLRKAMPIGVRVTLRGEKMFEFLDRLIAVALPRVRDFKGVNEKSFDGRGNYTMGVTEQIIFPEIDIDKVNRITGLDITFVTTANTDEEAYELLKELGMPFTKK from the coding sequence ATGAGCACAAAAACATATAAACCAAGATTGGCAGATAAGTACAAGAACGAAGTTGTGCCTGCCCTGGTTAAAAAATTTAATTACACATCTGTAATGCAGGCTCCCAAACTGGAGAAGATCTGTTTGAACAGAGGTGTGAATGGCGCTGTGAATGACAAGAAGCTGATTGATATTTCGCTGGAAGAGCTATCAACAATCACAGGTCAGAAAGCAGTATCTACGATGTCTAAAAAAGACATTTCGAATTTCAAACTCAGAAAGGCAATGCCGATCGGAGTAAGAGTAACGCTGCGTGGAGAGAAAATGTTTGAATTTTTAGACAGGCTGATCGCTGTGGCATTACCTCGTGTACGTGACTTCAAAGGTGTAAATGAGAAATCATTTGACGGCCGCGGCAATTACACAATGGGTGTTACCGAGCAGATCATCTTCCCTGAGATCGATATCGATAAAGTAAATCGCATCACAGGTTTGGATATCACATTTGTAACAACAGCAAATACTGACGAAGAAGCTTACGAGCTGCTGAAAGAACTCGGAATGCCTTTTACAAAAAAATAA
- the rpsN gene encoding 30S ribosomal protein S14 yields the protein MAKKSVNARQRKRERMVAQYATKRAELKKAGDWKALDDLPKNGSKVRLKNRCKLSGRPKGYVRYFGLSRIALRDMALDGKIPGLRKASW from the coding sequence ATGGCAAAAAAATCAGTTAACGCCAGGCAGAGAAAAAGAGAAAGAATGGTAGCACAGTATGCAACCAAACGTGCCGAACTTAAAAAAGCCGGTGATTGGAAAGCATTGGATGATTTACCAAAGAATGGTTCAAAGGTTCGTTTAAAGAACCGTTGCAAGCTTTCTGGTCGTCCGAAAGGATACGTTCGCTACTTTGGTCTTTCACGTATCGCATTGCGTGATATGGCGCTGGATGGAAAAATTCCAGGATTGAGAAAAGCAAGCTGGTAA
- the rpsH gene encoding 30S ribosomal protein S8: MVTDPIADFLTRIRNAQMAGHRIVEIPASNLKKRMTEILYAQGYILKYKFEDDNKQGVIKIALKYDPQSKQPAIQSLERVSRPGLRTYSKPEEFRRVKNGLGVAIISTSKGVMTDKEAKAQNVGGEVLCYIY; the protein is encoded by the coding sequence ATGGTAACAGATCCTATCGCAGATTTTCTGACAAGAATCCGGAATGCACAGATGGCAGGACACCGTATTGTTGAAATACCCGCCAGCAATCTGAAAAAGCGTATGACTGAAATTTTGTATGCACAGGGTTATATTCTCAAATACAAATTTGAGGATGATAACAAACAAGGTGTTATTAAGATTGCCTTGAAGTATGATCCGCAATCAAAGCAACCAGCTATCCAGTCTTTGGAAAGAGTAAGCCGTCCGGGTTTACGTACTTATTCAAAGCCTGAAGAGTTTCGTCGTGTGAAAAACGGTTTGGGCGTTGCAATCATATCTACATCTAAAGGTGTAATGACAGATAAGGAAGCGAAAGCTCAGAATGTAGGTGGCGAAGTTCTTTGCTACATCTATTAA
- a CDS encoding 50S ribosomal protein L6: MSRIGRKIITVPQGVTVTVGADNVVTVKGTKGELKQNIDRDITVEVKDGEITFSRPTDQIRHRALHGLYRALIANMIKGVTDGYVRKLELIGVGFKASNQGQILDLSLGYSHNILFEVPKEVKVGAAQEKGQNPIITLEGIDRQLLGQIAAKLRGLRKPEPYKGKGVRYVGEVVRKKAGKAAGK, translated from the coding sequence ATGTCTCGTATAGGTAGAAAAATAATAACTGTTCCCCAAGGAGTTACTGTTACAGTAGGTGCAGACAATGTAGTAACTGTAAAAGGAACAAAGGGTGAACTGAAACAAAATATCGACCGTGATATTACTGTAGAAGTAAAAGACGGTGAGATAACTTTTAGCCGCCCGACTGACCAGATCCGTCATCGTGCATTGCATGGATTATACCGTGCTTTGATCGCTAACATGATCAAAGGGGTAACGGATGGTTATGTAAGAAAGCTGGAGTTGATCGGTGTAGGTTTTAAAGCATCTAACCAGGGGCAGATTCTTGATTTGTCTTTAGGATACTCTCACAATATACTTTTTGAAGTACCTAAAGAAGTAAAAGTAGGAGCTGCACAAGAAAAAGGACAGAACCCTATTATTACTTTAGAAGGTATCGACCGTCAGTTGCTGGGCCAGATAGCAGCAAAGCTCCGTGGTTTACGTAAGCCTGAACCATACAAAGGAAAGGGAGTACGCTATGTGGGTGAAGTGGTAAGGAAGAAAGCAGGTAAAGCAGCAGGTAAATAA
- a CDS encoding 50S ribosomal protein L18 translates to MTPKVKSDRRQRIRYTIRKKVTGTVEAPRLSIFRSNTEIYAQLIDDVNGKTIASASTKDKDIAAQKGTKSEKSKLVGATLARKATDLGVSTVIFDRGGYLYHGRVKAVADGAREGGLKF, encoded by the coding sequence ATGACACCGAAAGTAAAATCAGACAGAAGACAAAGAATCAGGTACACCATTCGCAAAAAAGTGACCGGTACTGTTGAAGCACCTCGTTTGTCTATATTCAGAAGCAATACTGAGATCTATGCACAGTTGATCGATGATGTAAATGGCAAAACCATTGCATCTGCTTCAACAAAAGATAAAGACATTGCCGCTCAGAAAGGAACAAAATCTGAAAAGAGCAAATTGGTAGGGGCTACTCTTGCACGCAAAGCAACTGACCTGGGTGTAAGCACTGTCATTTTCGACAGGGGTGGTTATCTCTATCATGGCCGTGTAAAAGCTGTGGCAGATGGTGCAAGAGAAGGTGGATTGAAGTTCTAA
- a CDS encoding 30S ribosomal protein S5: protein MSKFNVNKVKAGDLELKDKVVAINRVVKTTKGGRSFSFSALVVVGNENGVVGHGLGKAKEVQEAITKGIEDAKKNLIKVPVMHGTIPHDQWAKEGAAKVLIKPAAHGTGVIAGGSMRAVLESAGVTDVLAKSLGSANPHNVVKATFKALALLREPIQISKTRNLGLKKVFNG from the coding sequence ATGTCAAAATTTAATGTAAACAAAGTAAAAGCAGGCGACCTTGAATTGAAAGACAAAGTGGTTGCTATCAACCGTGTGGTGAAAACTACAAAGGGTGGTCGTTCTTTCAGCTTTTCTGCATTGGTAGTAGTAGGTAATGAAAATGGTGTGGTAGGACATGGATTGGGAAAAGCGAAAGAAGTTCAGGAAGCAATTACAAAAGGAATTGAAGATGCAAAGAAGAACCTCATTAAGGTTCCTGTAATGCACGGAACAATTCCGCATGACCAATGGGCAAAAGAAGGTGCAGCTAAAGTATTGATCAAGCCTGCCGCACATGGTACCGGTGTAATCGCAGGTGGTAGTATGCGTGCCGTACTTGAGAGTGCTGGTGTTACCGACGTATTGGCTAAGTCATTGGGTTCTGCAAATCCGCATAACGTGGTAAAAGCTACTTTTAAAGCATTGGCTTTATTACGTGAACCTATCCAGATCTCAAAAACAAGAAACCTGGGATTGAAGAAAGTATTTAATGGTTAG
- the rpmD gene encoding 50S ribosomal protein L30, giving the protein MKKIKITLVKSPIDRPERQKLTLQALGLNKANASREVEATPQILGMIRKVNHMVKVEEA; this is encoded by the coding sequence ATGAAAAAGATTAAAATAACATTGGTAAAAAGCCCGATTGACAGACCTGAGCGTCAGAAATTAACGCTGCAGGCTTTGGGCTTGAATAAAGCAAATGCTTCACGTGAAGTAGAAGCAACTCCACAGATCCTCGGTATGATCCGTAAGGTGAATCATATGGTGAAAGTGGAGGAAGCATAA
- a CDS encoding 50S ribosomal protein L15, with product MKLHTLRPAKGATKKTKRIGRGDGSGHGGTSTKGTKGGQSRSGFKNKRSHEGGQMPIQRRTPKRGFKNPGRIEFKVFNLGQIEQLADKYEFTEFTMETLYVNGLVSRTDKVKVLGNGELKKKLNFKVNAISDKAKAAIETAGGSIELIKYK from the coding sequence ATGAAATTACATACTCTCAGACCTGCAAAAGGTGCAACGAAGAAAACAAAACGTATTGGTCGTGGTGATGGTTCAGGACATGGTGGTACTTCTACAAAAGGTACTAAAGGTGGACAGAGCCGTAGCGGTTTTAAAAACAAAAGATCACATGAAGGCGGACAGATGCCAATCCAACGCCGTACACCAAAACGTGGTTTTAAGAATCCGGGTCGTATTGAATTCAAAGTATTTAACCTCGGACAGATCGAACAATTGGCAGATAAGTATGAATTCACTGAGTTTACAATGGAAACATTGTATGTAAATGGTTTGGTAAGCCGTACGGATAAAGTAAAAGTGCTTGGGAATGGCGAACTGAAAAAGAAACTCAATTTCAAAGTGAATGCAATAAGTGATAAAGCAAAAGCGGCAATTGAAACTGCAGGTGGCTCTATTGAACTCATTAAGTATAAATAA